GGGTCAGAGGTCTATGGAAAGATTAGACTGAAGCTTGCAAAAAACCTTTTAATGGAGTTCTCTAACCATTTCCCAATCTGAACCAAGAAAATACAATTCTTGGGTTAGATAGTCAGGTTTGGGAACTAAGGACTTCCCTTCATAACTTATGCCTGCTGTTCTTGCATGCCCCTATACCCCCTTTGGAGTAGAATTGCACTGGAACTGCTCCATAGTCACATTCCCCTATCTTGCCTCTCCCAGCAGATCTTCCAGCTCCATGGAGAAGGGAAACCAAACCAGTgtctcagaattcctcctcctgggactctcTGACTGGACCGAGCAGCGTCAGCCCCTTTTTgtgctgttcctctggatgtacctgctcggggtcctgggaagcctgctcatcatcctggccatcggctccgacccacacctgcacacccccatgtacttcttcctcacaaaCCTCTCCCTGGCCGACGTCTTTCTATTATCCACCATCGTCCCCAAGATGTTGGTCAGCATCCAGACCCAGGATAAATCCATATCTTATGTTGGATGCTTAacacaaatcttttttttttttgccttgttAATAGGTCTGGACCATTTTCTCCTCACTGGGATGGCTTATGACCGCTACTtggctatatgccaccccctcTGCTACACCACAATCATGAGCCCACGGCGCTGTGCCCTGGTGGTTGCTGGGTCTTGGATTGTCAGTTCTCTCCATGCCCTGATACACACCCTGTTGGTGGATCGCTTATCATTCTGTTCCAGTCATGAAATCCTTCAATTCTTCTGTGACTTATACCAGGTCCTAAGGCTTTCTTGTTCGAGCATCTTCATCAATGAAGTGGTGATATTTGTCACCGCAGTAGGGTTGGGCATAATTCCCCTCATCGGGCTTCTGTTCTCTTACACACGCATTGTCTCCACCATATTGACTGTCCCGTCTGCGAAGGGAAGGTATAAAGCTTTCAGCACATGTGGCTCTCACCTGTCGGTGGTCTCCTTATTCTACAGCACCTCTCTTGGGACCTATCTCTGCCCCACATCTAATCAAACATCCCGGCTGGGCTCGATAGCATCTGTGATGTACACTGTCGTcacccccatgttgaaccccttcatctacagcctgaggaacaaggacatgaaagggGCCCTGAAAAAACTTGTCAGTCGGAAACTTATATTCACATAAATTCTGATCCTCACTTCTTGAAATCTTCAAGGCCTTAAGCTGTGATGAATTCACCTGGGGGTTAAATTTCTGGGTCTTTCCCATGCCAGTCAGCCAACATCAACTGATCACATACCATTTGTGTTatcgatcaattgatggtattcactgagtgtttattttgtgcagggcactgtaataagtgcttaggaggtacgATACAGacctagtagacacattctcaacccacaaggagcttgcagtctagaaggggagttagTTTTATGTTGAGTTAGTTTTCCTATTGACCAGGTGGTCCACTACGAATGAACATCATTGTCATATCATGTTTATTTATAAAATGGCTCTGAGTACAAGATACCGTACTTTAGATTGTAACAATTTGGTGGCCCCCAAGTGATAGCAACCCACCCAGCCTGCATCATAGGATTGGTGTACAGCTGGGTAGCTAGCGATAGGCTGGTCGATTTTTCTGCTGCCTCTTTCTGGGGGCTTTTCAGGTACAATTTGTTCCCTTAACTTGCAATTCTAGATGTTTTTGAAAAACAATAAATAGCATGCACAATTAGAATCTAAATGcctaattagattgtaagctacttgagggcaggggttatttttttttactgtggtATAGTTCCGAAGGGCCTATTACCATGCTGGGTCCAGGTTAAAGGGGCAAAATTCAGCTCAGCGAGGGGCCCATTCTTGtctggggaagcagaaggactgATCCTCAAGGACTGGCTTCCACT
This portion of the Tachyglossus aculeatus isolate mTacAcu1 unplaced genomic scaffold, mTacAcu1.pri scaffold_208_arrow_ctg1, whole genome shotgun sequence genome encodes:
- the LOC119923625 gene encoding olfactory receptor 7C2-like is translated as MEKGNQTSVSEFLLLGLSDWTEQRQPLFVLFLWMYLLGVLGSLLIILAIGSDPHLHTPMYFFLTNLSLADVFLLSTIVPKMLVSIQTQDKSISYVGCLTQIFFFFALLIGLDHFLLTGMAYDRYLAICHPLCYTTIMSPRRCALVVAGSWIVSSLHALIHTLLVDRLSFCSSHEILQFFCDLYQVLRLSCSSIFINEVVIFVTAVGLGIIPLIGLLFSYTRIVSTILTVPSAKGRYKAFSTCGSHLSVVSLFYSTSLGTYLCPTSNQTSRLGSIASVMYTVVTPMLNPFIYSLRNKDMKGALKKLVSRKLIFT